A region from the Ptychodera flava strain L36383 chromosome 10, AS_Pfla_20210202, whole genome shotgun sequence genome encodes:
- the LOC139142980 gene encoding uncharacterized protein, translating into MWNSHRLWLSYTSISRYTGGLEVMNTSGEWVSATPIEDTVLVNIGDLMQRWTSDTLKATKHRVLMPKTKETKRKERQSVGFFLFPDRETVVKCTDNSDKYPPIKSVDYLRQLLAAIY; encoded by the exons ATGTGGAATTCACACAGACTATGGCTCTCTTACACTTCTATTTCAAGATACACTGGAGGCCTTGAA GTGATGAACACGTCCGGAGAATGGGTTTCTGCCACACCCATTGAAGATACAGTACTGGTCAACATCGGTGACTTAATGCAAAGATGGACCAGTGATACACTGAAAGCTACG AAACATCGTGTTCTGATGCCAAAGACCAAAGAGACAAAACGCAAAGAGAGACAATCTGTAGGATTCTTTCTATTTCCCGACAGAGAAACTGTGGTGAAATGTACAGATAACAGCGACAAGTATCCACCAATCAAATCAGTGGATTACCTTAGGCAACTATTAGCTGCTATATACTAG
- the LOC139142981 gene encoding uncharacterized protein, protein MDVKEEVKVDNQEEIDRHAQTDLLTNSVEVKREDTIDDTYSDHKQSHRLLRTLPLFMASMGLGMYEAILGPSIADFQWNTGVHIDSIVIIFVFTNVGFAVGSLTSGVCYDTFNNDLVMALSLFAFSVAVAALSLCQSLPLLLTIGVLAGIADGFLETGTYSICVKIWRRDCHIYVQALQFSFALGATLSPLLASPFLIEMDNNNGSNVTSALMSSVNPSLQGSNLSSILQNRQNIENVSHKEDVDQYGRMKENDIFQNKVCGLEPACAYKLNSPLYNVTHQDSNDGEHLNDSRQLRESKIWIPYTILSCYMVILSLIYFTLFCKVNRAVKITKRANTDQKDDEDTETKLGFPWPFLLYFCVPSQL, encoded by the exons ATGGATGTAAAAGAAGAGGTCAAAGTTGACAACCAGGAAGAGATCGATAGGCATGCTCAGACAGACCTACTTACCAATTCCGTGGAAGTAAAGCGAGAAGATACGATTGATGACACGTATAGCGATCATAAACAGTCGCATCGTCTACTTAGAACGCTGCCATTGTTCATGGCGTCTATGGGTTTG GGCATGTATGAAGCAATTCTAGGACCCAGTATTGCAGACTTTCAGTGGAACACAGGAGTCCATATCGACAGCATTGTTATAATCTTTGTGTTTACGAATGTCGGATTTGCTGTTGGGTCGTTGACAAGTGGTGTCTGCTACGACACCTTTAACAATGACCTAGTGATGGCGCTCTCACTATTCGCCTTCAGTGTAGCCGTAGCAGCACTGAGTTTGTGTCAGTCTCTACCACTACTTCTGACGATCGGTGTACTTGCTGGAATAGCTGACGGATTCCTCGAGACGG GAACATACAGTATTTGCGTGAAAATATGGCGAAGAGACTGTCATATCTACGTGCAAGCTCTCCAGTTTTCATTTGCCCTTGGCGCTACTCTGAGTCCTTTGCTTGCCTCACCATTCCTGATTGAGATGGACAACAACAATGGATCAAACGTCACTTCTGCACTTATGTCATCAGTGAACCCATCACTGCAAGGCAGCAACTTGTCGTCGATTTTGCAAAACCGCCAAAACATCGAAAACGTTTCTCATAAGGAAGACGTCGACCAATATGGTAGAATGAAAGAAAAcgacatatttcaaaacaaagtttgTGGGTTGGAACCCGCTTGCGCTTACAAATTAAACAGTCCTCTTTATAATGTGACCCATCAAGACTCCAATGATGGCGAGCATTTAAATGACAGCAGACAACTTCGTGAATCAAAAATATGGATTCCTTACACAATATTATCGTGTTATATGGTAATTCTATCGCTAATCTACTTCacattattttgtaaagttaatcgtgctgtaaaaattacaaaacgtGCGAATACCGATCAAAAAGATGATGAAGATACCGAAACAAAACTAGGCTTTCCATGGCCGTTCTTATTATACTTTTGTGTGCCTTCTCAGCTCTAG
- the LOC139142982 gene encoding zinc finger protein 154-like yields the protein MHSGVRPYECKECGKSFTQKSDLGKHSLIHSGVRPHQCKECGKTFASKGNLKQHTVIHSGVRPYECKECGKAFQLKGALKKHTFIHSGDRPYECIECGKAFRLKGDLRIHRQIHSGVKPHQCQECGKAFTHKTNLRRHRLIHSGVRPHECEVCGKTYTEERYLRRHRLTHLVVRPYECIECGKSFTQKSDLRIHRQIHSGIRPYNCKECGKTFSHMGSLRRHMLIHSGVRPHECKDCGKAFTEKCNFEKHRFIHAFVRPLDHKHCG from the coding sequence ATGCATTCAGGAgtcagaccatatgaatgcaaagagtgtggcaaATCATTCACACAAAAGAGCGATCTTGGGAAACACAGTCTGATCCACTCAGGTGTCCGACCACATCagtgcaaagagtgtggtaaaacatttgcatcGAAGGGCAATCTAAAGCAGCACACAGTTATCCATTCAGGTgtcagaccatatgaatgcaaagagtgcgGTAAAGCATTTCAATTAAAGGGTGCTCTAAAGAAGCACACGTTTATCCACTCAGGTGACAGACCGTATGAATGCATAGAGTGTGGTAAAGCATTCAGACTAAAGGGGGATCTTAGGATACACAGGCAGATCCACTCAGGTGTCAAACCACATCAATGCCAAGAGTGTGGTAAAGCATttacacacaaaacaaatttaaggAGACACAGATTGATCCACTCcggtgtcagaccacatgaatgcgAAGTTTGTGGGAAAACCTACACAGAAGAACGCTATCTTAGGAGGCATAGATTGACCCATTTAGTTgtcagaccatatgaatgcaTAGAGTGTGGTAAATCATTCACACAAAAGAGCGATCTTAGGATTCACAGGCAGATCCACTCAGGCATCAGACCATACAATTGCAAGGAGTGTGGAAAAACATTCTCACACATGGGCTCACTTCGGCGGCACATGTTGATCCACTCaggtgtcagaccacatgagtGCAAAGATTGTGGGAAAGCCTTCAcagaaaaatgcaattttgagAAGCATAGATTTATCCATGCATTTGTCAGACCACTTGATCACAAACATTGTGGTTAA